GGACTGAGAGCTGATTCCTTAGTCAATCCAGCATCTGATCGGATACTGAAGAAGCTTATTTGTTTATGCTTCTTGCGAGGCAAATAGCGTCGATCATTACCCTCACTATGGAAGACTGGACTCCAAGCTGTAAGTTGTTACCCCtcatcagcaatggcagGAGCGGATGCTGACTGTGTCTATCAGCTTGGACTACGAAACCCATCAAACAAGATGTTGTCTATGATGATAGGGAAGGAGTCCAAGCCGCTCTGAGCAAGCTCCAGAAACTGCCTCCGCTTGTCACAACACAAGAGGTACGGCGTAGTGTCCTACTTTACTCTTAGTTAGGGGCAAGTGTGATGCTAACTGTCGAATGTCAGATTGCGAATCTGAAAAAGAGCTTGCGAAATGTTGCCTTGGGCAAGGCTTTTGTTCTACAAGGCGGTACATTGTCCTGCCTGAACCCGTGATGCTGGTCTCCAAATACTGTATCTAACCGCCGTGTTGCTCGTAGGGGACTGTGCTGAGCTGTTCGATTACTGTAATCAGGATATGATAGAAGCGAAACTCAAActgcttctgcagatgaGTTTGATTTTGATCTGGGGTACGCTTACGTCCTCTGTCATCTGGCGACATGTACTAATGGCGGGCAGGCGCAAACAAACCTGTAGTGCGAATCGCACGTATAGCCGGGCAATTTGCCAAGTAAGCTACATGGTCATGTCCTTCAGTCGTCCTTCTTTTTGTTGCTGACAGAGCCAGGCCCCGGTCAAGCCCTATGGAGGTAGTCAACGGCGTTGAGATGCCCTCGTTCCGCGGTGACAacatcaatggcttcgcTGCCACCGCAGAATCTCGCAGGCCAGACCCATCTCGGCTTGTTTCCGCGTACTTTCACTCCGCTGCCACGCTCAACTACATGCGCGCCTCACTCTCATCTGGTCTCGCGGATCTTCATTCCCCACTGGATTGGGGACTCGGTCACGTCATTGAGCCCTCAATCAAAGAGAAGTACGAGCGCATCGTCAACCGAGTCAAAGACGCGCTGCGTTTTATGCACACCGTCGGAATCGACACAGACCGAGGCGTCGAGACCGTCGACGTCTTCACCAGCCACGAGGGTCTCCTCCTCGAATACGAGCAGAGTCTCACCCGCCTCCTGCGCAACCCACCTACCACAACTCCACAACCCACAGCAAGCTACTACGCCACCTCCGCACACTTCCTCTGGATCGGCGACCGCACGCGCCAACTCGACGGCGCCCATGTCGAATTCTTCCGCGGCATCGCCAACCCCATCGGCATCAAGATCGGCCCCAGCATGACCCCCGACGAGCTCGTCCGCCTTCTCGACATCGTCAACCCCAACCGCGAAATCGGCAAGGTAACCCTGATCTCCCGCTACGGCGCCAGTAAGATCAGCCAGCACCTTCCCACCCACATAGCCGCCGTCCAACGCTCCGGCCACCTCCCCGTCTGGCAATGCGACCCCATGCATGGCAACACGCAGACTACCCCTTCAGGCGTGAAAACACGACACTTCAGCGACATCCTCTCCGAGCTGCGGCAGGCGCTCGAGATCCACCGCGCCGCGCAGTCCTTCCTCGGCGGCGTGCACCTCGAACTCACCGGCGAGGCCGTCACGGAGTGTGTCGGCGGTGCGGGCGGGCTGACCGAGGAGGGGCTGAGCGAGCGGTACACGACGTTCTGTGACCCGCGCCTGAACGAGAAGCAGGCGTTGGAGCTTGCCTTTTTGGTTGCCGGCTTCTACCGCGACATGGATGATGTGGAAGGGATGAACTCGATCTAAGCTCGATTGCTTTACGGTTATGAAAAAGTATAGCGCATTGGATATGCGATCTCCTACTTGTGTTTGCGCCGCTTGATATTATTGGTTATTGATGCTTCATACCTAGTTTCGGGGATATATCTCAGGTCTTAAAAGTCATCTCTGCAGAACTGCATGAATTGAATCATAGTTGCACTTTCGGGAATTCATGATTGGTTGGTTATATGTCACATGCAGTACCTCACAACTTGAGATGCTACGCTCCAATAGGCACATATTGCAGTTGAAGACAGCGCATATTATATAGGGGGAGTTCGTGCATTGAACGATTGAAAGCATAACATACACTCGAAATCCAACCAAGTCCCTTGCCCAAATGCTAAGAGAATTTAAATAGGACACACTTATAAACACCGCAGGACACCATTCACAAGCTAAAACCTCACTGGAGAAAGAACACaaaagtagaagaagaatgaagagaATGTGTCCAAAGCTACGAAATCAAGGCCGTGCAGCAGAGTCAACACTGCTAAGCCGATCTCAAGTAACGAAAGACATTCCTAGGCCCTGCTTCGAGAACAACCAGATGCCGAGTCTATCAGCGGACCATACCTGTCTGCTATGTAACACTAGGAACGGTGTCCCAGCCCAACACATAGTTCTCAAGGACCAGGGACATACACCTCCAAGAGGTCAGTCGGAAACCTGAAACGAGATCCGTGCGAGAAAGCGTGAGCAAGTTGAACGGAAGGGCCAATCAATAGGAAATGGAAAGAGAATATGCAAGGAATGAGAGAAGAAATTCAGCGACCTGGAGCGAAGCTAGTTTCCAATTCTGCCTGTAACATCCATTGTGCTCTCAATGCCCTCCCATGGTagctcctcatcgtcgtctaAGTCAGTATCGTTGTTTTTGTGGGAAGATTTGTCTGTGGTAGCGGTCACATCCGTGGCCCTCGTGGTGGCGGCGGTGTCGATCCCAATGGATTGAAGTGTGACTTCCATCTCTTGCTCAGTCATCTCGTGTCCGTTCTGTTTTTGGCCTTCGAGAACATCGTAGAGCGCATATATTTGATCAGCTTTCAAGTCAATGTCCTTAAGAAGCTTTTCAATCTTGGCGGCCAGCGACTTCCTCTGGCGTTTGCTCAACGAGGCATCCAGCTTGTTATACGCCCCTTGATACGTTACAAGCTGCATTTTCAAATGGGACAGTTCATCCTCCAACGCCTTAAGCACCGTCGCGAGAGCAGCACCGGGAGATTGTGCAGGGCGCAACGTAGGCTCCTCATTGTAAACAGAATGCTCAGGCATGCGCTCCGAAACGGGTACAGGTTTCGGGATCTTTACAGTCTCATGAGTATGGTCGCATTGCGAGTTACCAGGAATGCAGCGCTTGCAAACCGTGCAGTTTTTGCCATCATGCTGTGTAGCACTGTCCAAGGCCTTTTGCGCAGCCTGGGGCAACCGGCTTGGGTCCTCAGCTGCCAACTCAGCGTGACGAATAGTAATATCTGGCAGGATGAAAGCAGAAGTCATGTCGTCAGTAACAGGGCGACGTCTCCGCTGAGTGGTGGGGATGATGGAATGATCCGAATGCCGTCTTGGGCGCTCAATGGGCACGGAAAGATTGCTGTCTGCCTCAGCCATGCTGACTTTCGATGTGGCCGTCAGATCACCCATTGCCGAAGCTGGTCTTGTTATCGGGGCTTTACTGTCCTTCATCGAGGATTTGCGAGGCGCAGCTGAGTTTGATACACTTTGTCGGGTAGAGTTTGCGGTCTCGTCTGTACTTTGAACCTTGGTCGAGATCGACTGTCGCCGTCTACGCGCAAGTCGTTCTTCTTCTAGCGTCTTCCGTAGTTGAGCGATTTCACGTTCCTATAGCAATCATATTAGCGGCAAAAATAAGTCAAACAAAGTAATAACTCACGTCAACGAAGCTCAACAGCGTCAAGTCTTGCTCTGTGGCAGAGGATTTCTTGGCATGGCCCGTGGCGTCTTCAGCGGTTGAATCCAAAGGCTCAGTGATAtcgacttcttcgacaaTCACCCTTTTCACCCGCTGCTTTCCTGTGtttggctttttctttgctttcgtGTTGCCTGATTGCGCCCGAGTCTGGGATCTCTCGGCTCGGGAACTCGAGACCCTAGTCCTCGGCAGGTCAATCGAGAAAAGAGCTTCTTCGGCTCGCTCTTTCTCAAGGAGAGACATCTCCTTATCAACCTGTTTAGCGATCTTTGTGCGCGATTCTTCTACGCCGCCGGTCCTCTTCGATCTTGTACTCTTACTGGTAAGATCTTTAGTGGTCCGACTTAGGTCCTCACTTCGCTGCGTGTCGAGCTGGCCGCTTTCAACGCTTGCTTCCGTTGCGGATGTTGCTTCTGAGCGGCCAGTATCCTCGCGAGATTTTGAGGCCAGCGAAACAAATTTAGCCAGCTGTGCCTTAAGTTCAGCATTCTCTTGGCGAAGGCTGTCATTTTCGCTCTTCAGATCTCGAGATTCAAGATAGGCTATCCCCAATTGAGAAACAGCCATGTCTCTCTCACGACTCAATTTCTTCAGCGCCGCCTCGCTCATCTGCGCCTTCCGCTCAGCCATATCCAACTGGTTTTGCAAAGCTAGATTCGAAGCTTCGAGCTCTAGAGCAATGGTTAGCATGAGGTTCTCgaactgcaaaaggaaaCTGACTCTGATAGTGAGACCCGGCGTCTCTCCTATGgtcatcgtcttcggatTCATACACGCGAGAACGGCCGTGTTTGTCTTTGCGGTTAGACCGGCCAGCCTTCAAGGCCGCATTTTCCTGTCGCATTTCATCAATTTTTCTCTCCGCATCCGACTTCGCCCTTTCAAGCTCCGAAACTTTGTCCTGCAGCAGTCTCAGAGAAACAAAGAGAgccttttcatcttctggaATGGGAATCGCGTCGAGGGGGATATGTTCACGAGTCATGGACACATCAGCACCGTCATTCGGAGGAGAAACAAATCGTGTCGCCCTAGCTCGGCTCTGGCGGGTATAAACCGGTGTACCGTCTTCGTAGACACCCGACACCAACTCCGACAGATTGGGAAGAtcgggaagaagaaaagactGCATAGTGCCCGTGTCGCCAGCACCATTGCCGGACCCGTTGCGCAGGTTGCTGGATAACTTCCCCCGGCGCATTTCCTTAGCATAAGCCTCCTGTGACGCTCTTTCCACCGCGTCTGCTATCTGATGAGAAAGGTTGACGTTTCCGAAGCGCGTCGCACGCGTACTGGTTGCCACAGGCTGAGGTCTCTCATCGGCGATGAAGGAACCATCGTAAGAATCGCGGACCTTCGCGTGCATTTCAGACAATGTCCGTCGCTGATCCTTGCGGGCTGTTTTGGATGAAAGAGGGTCGCGATTCTCCTTGTGGGCAAGACTGGCTTGTCTCAACTGAGCATCCCTTCGTAGACTCTCGCTGGCGGTCCTTCTCGAGGATACGCGCATGGCTGACTTTTGAGGCGTATGCGAGGTGGGATAGTCGAGTCTGACGGCAGGCGAGGAAGACCGCACACTATTTTCAATACTCATCAAGGAGTTCCGCGAGTCATCGAGCCGACGCGTGGGCTTGTTAATGCCCCGTCCAGCTTCAACCGATATACTTTCCTCGGTGTCATCTTCGGAGGTGCCCACGGGGGACAATTCAGGGAAGGCGCGTTCCAATGCAGAGGTGTCGATGGCGTAGTCGGGCTCCTCGTCTGCAAAGTTGTTGATTTGTTTCCTGGCACTGCCTTTCATCTCGGGCAATTTGGGGCTGTTCTCAAAGTGTTTCGTAGACGCGAGGGCTTCGTGCTCCGGGTCAAAATCGGAGCCAAACGACGCGAAGCTATTTGTCGTGGCTTCGGAGCGTCTGGTGTTCTCGTGCGACATAGTCCAAACGTATGGCGCGTCTTATTCCAAAAGCAAGTGTTGCAATACAAGTGAATTGAAGCTCAATTGACTTCAGACATGAATGTTTGTGCTCAAATTGGCATTGACGTTATAACTGGCAGAAGGGGATGGGTAATCGCTGGGTATGTTGTGGTAAAGCGCGTTGGCGGCCACGAGCGTCCACGAGCGTCCACGCCAAAAGATAATAACAACCAGGATATGGGTATCTCAACGGAGAGCATAGAAGAGTGATGCAATTAGTTAAGTCAGATTATTTGCATCAGCCGCGAAATAATGCGATTGATGATCAGAAGTTAGTTTTGACACTCTGCGGGACGGGAAAAGAggaggctggaggagttgtTGATTTGTTTACTCGACCGGGTGGAGCTACTGTTGGAGTGACCGCCTAAACAGTTCTTGTCCACCATATGGAGAACAACAACCAAAGAGCGTGCTGCAAGCATTTACACTTCTCTATTCTCACTCATAATTCTGGATACGAGAGCATTAAAGTTAGAGCGGTAGTTCATGGAATTGGTTATTTTCATTCGTCTCCTCCAACTGGGCGCTATCAACTCCTCGAACAGCGGCAATATCGTCTCAATGTACatgttgatattgatatAAGGAAAccagaagagaaacaaagaagaaacagataTGGACAGATAAAGGACAAATTTCCCAATGTAGCTCCTGACGCCATGCTATTTAAAGTTCCTCTCCGACCGTTATGAGAGAAAATGAATCGTCGTTAGTCATGCATGTAAGTCGCTGTCCGATGCAGGAGATAAATCCATTCGAAATGCAATCAGTGCTGCACACCTCCCAGTCGTAATGAAAAGGGTAAGTAGAGAGATAGCAAGAGCAGTGTGAACTGCAAAGCTAGCGAGTTACAGAAGGAACCGCACGCAAATCGTGCTGCTCTCTGGACTCATGAGGAGCAGCCGCTGGGAAATTGTCGCTGATAGGGCTCGCTGCATCAATATGAATGGTAGGCACAACTGTTAGCTCCCGAAGAGGTGCAGTATTTTCGTTCCTTTCCTCGACAGGACTTTGATACGGAGGGGCCTCGCCCCAGTCCAGATGATCGTATTCCGGAGGGGGAATGCTGAGAACACCAACATCGGCCTCCTCAGCACCTGGGGTAGATGGCAAGGTAGAGGCGGTAGAATGTGTCTGGGAGTGCACCCTAGTCAAGGCACTTGGATCGACGGTACCAGTCGAGGCGGATGAGTAGGACTCTCCCCGCGAGTGAATGCTCGGGGTATCGACCATGGATGACCTATTAGAGGCATCGAAACTGCCGGAAGGGCCGTTCGACAGTAGGGGGCGACGGTCGGAATCGGGTGAAGTTGCGCGGACTCGTGATCCATCGTGACGAACGTAGCCCACGTCCGCATAGTTCACACTGGCAATCCTCCTGCCACGACCACGACTCTGATGCTCCGCTAAAGCCGTAGCGAGGTTGGATGCACTATTGCTGGCATTGGTTGATGACCGACTTCTTGCACGTTGGCGAGCACGAAGTCGATCCTGTTGCCGTAAGAGCTCTAGCTGAGCGCGGTCTCCACGCTCCCGAGCCTCACGCCGTGCCTGTCGCCTAGCCTCGCGTTCTGCCAGTTCCTCACGCCGGCGCTGGCGGATCTCGTAAAGCGATGCCATGAGCTCCTCCCGGcgag
The Aspergillus fumigatus Af293 chromosome 4, whole genome shotgun sequence DNA segment above includes these coding regions:
- a CDS encoding 3-deoxy-7-phosphoheptulonate synthase class II, giving the protein MEDWTPSSWTTKPIKQDVVYDDREGVQAALSKLQKLPPLVTTQEIANLKKSLRNVALGKAFVLQGGDCAELFDYCNQDMIEAKLKLLLQMSLILIWGANKPVVRIARIAGQFAKPRSSPMEVVNGVEMPSFRGDNINGFAATAESRRPDPSRLVSAYFHSAATLNYMRASLSSGLADLHSPLDWGLGHVIEPSIKEKYERIVNRVKDALRFMHTVGIDTDRGVETVDVFTSHEGLLLEYEQSLTRLLRNPPTTTPQPTASYYATSAHFLWIGDRTRQLDGAHVEFFRGIANPIGIKIGPSMTPDELVRLLDIVNPNREIGKVTLISRYGASKISQHLPTHIAAVQRSGHLPVWQCDPMHGNTQTTPSGVKTRHFSDILSELRQALEIHRAAQSFLGGVHLELTGEAVTECVGGAGGLTEEGLSERYTTFCDPRLNEKQALELAFLVAGFYRDMDDVEGMNSI